In Hamadaea flava, a genomic segment contains:
- a CDS encoding YbaB/EbfC family nucleoid-associated protein: MQQLMKQAQQMQRKLEAAQAELAELELTGAAGNGLVTVTVTGDGAPKSVTIDPKVVDADDVETLEDLVLAAFTSALDEAAKVRDAKMGPLTGGMGLPF; the protein is encoded by the coding sequence ATGCAGCAGCTCATGAAGCAGGCGCAGCAGATGCAGCGCAAGCTCGAGGCCGCCCAGGCCGAGTTGGCGGAGCTGGAGCTGACCGGTGCCGCGGGCAACGGTCTGGTGACCGTCACCGTGACCGGTGACGGCGCGCCCAAGAGTGTGACGATCGATCCGAAGGTGGTCGACGCCGACGACGTCGAGACCTTGGAGGACCTTGTGCTCGCCGCGTTCACCAGCGCGCTCGACGAGGCGGCGAAGGTGCGCGACGCGAAGATGGGGCCGTTGACCGGCGGCATGGGTCTGCCGTTCTGA